Proteins co-encoded in one Megalops cyprinoides isolate fMegCyp1 chromosome 1, fMegCyp1.pri, whole genome shotgun sequence genomic window:
- the LOC118789709 gene encoding double C2-like domain-containing protein alpha yields the protein MTVRKGKKLTISIQEHMAIDVCPGPIRPIRQISAYFPRLSPTSSTSEPLSPNPAGFPTALSPAGGASTGSGGLLSPVLPGATGGGGGGGGTLSAMSSMDTSIEIDSCDSDDSTSLGTLEFDLLYERATSSLHCTVIRAKGLKPMDFNGLADPYVKLHLLPGACKANKLKTKIVRNTLNPVWNETLTYCGITEEDMYRKTLRVSVCDEDKLTHNEFIGESRVALRRVKPDQTKHYNICLEHPPPLPSPSAMSAALRGISCYLREWESEQQRSLEERGRLLLSLQFLPPSSEGEGDGDPKERVRSGLCVGVRRCAHLAAMDVNGFSDPYVKTYLKPDLHKKSKHKTAVIKKTLNPEFNEEFFYEISFSELSTKTLEVTVWDYDLGKSNDFIGGVSLGCHSQGDALRHWVDCLKNKGKKVERWHTLTNELPGSTYHD from the exons ATGACGGTGCGCAAAGGAAAGAAACTGACCATCTCCATCCAGGAACACATGGCCATCGATGTCTGTCCTGGCCCCATCCGGCCAATCAGACAGATCTCTGCTTATTTTCCACGCCTCTCCCCAACTTCTTCTACCTCTGAGCCCCTCTCCCCAAATCCAGCTGGATTTCCAACAGCCCTCAGTCCAGCGGGCGGGGCCTCAACGGGTAGCGGTGGCCTGTTGTCTCCTGTGTTGCCGGGAGctacagggggagggggtggtggaggtgggACTCTGTCTGCGATGAGCAGCATGGACACGTCCATCGAGATCGACAGCTGTGACAGCGATGACAGCA CATCCCTGGGCACCTTGGAGTTTGACCTTCTGTATGAGAGGGCAACCAGTTCCTTGCACTGTACAGTGATCAGAGCCAAG GGTCTGAAGCCAATGGATTTCAATGGTTTGGCAGATCCCTATGTCAAACTGCACCTGCTTCCTGGAGCCTGCAAG GCGAACAAGTTGAAGACAAAGATTGTGCGCAATACTCTCAACCCAGTGTGGAACGAGACGCTGACCTACTGTGGCATCACTGAGGAGGACATGTACAGGAAGACGCTCAG GGTGTCAGTCTGTGATGAAGACAAGCTGACCCACAATGAGTTTATAGGGGAGTCACGGGTTGCACTGCGTCGGGTGAAGCCAGACCAGACTAAACACTACAACATCTGTCTTGAGCACCCACCTCCG ctacCCTCCCCTTCTGCCATGAGTGCAGCACTCAGGGGGATCTCCTGTTACCTGAGAGAG TGGGAGAGCGAGCAGCAGAGGAgtctggaggagagggggcgCCTCCTGCTCTCCTTGCAGTTCCTGCCCCCCTCCAgcgaaggagagggagatggagaccCCAAGGAGAGGGTGCGCAGTGGACTGTGCGTGGGAGTCCGCCGCTGTGCCCACCTGGCTGCTATGGATGTCAATGGCTTCTCTGACCCCTATGTCAAAAC GTACCTGAAGCCAGACCTGCACAAGAAATCCAAGCATAAAACAGCTGTCATAAAAAAGACTCTCAATCCAGAATTTAATGAG GAGTTCTTCTATGAGATCTCTTTCTCAGAGCTGTCTACTAAGACTCTTGAAGTCACTGTTTGGGACTATGACCTTGGGAAGTCCAATGACTTTATTG GTGGAGTTTCTCTGGGATGTCACTCACAGGGAGATGCGCTGCGTCATTGGGTGGACTGTTTGAAGAACAAAGGCAAGAAGGTGGAGCGATGGCACACGCTGACCAATGAGCTGCCAGGATCTACTTACCATGACTGA